In the Labilithrix sp. genome, CCACTCGTCGCCGACGCGGGCTGGACACCCCTCCGCGGCGACAGCGGCTATCGCGCCGAGCTCCGCGCCGGCCCCTGGGTCTACGCGGAGACGCGCGGACGCGAGGGCGCGGTGGCAGAGGGCGGGCTCACGCTCCACGTCGGCTCGACCCACGACTACCTCGACAAGGTGACGGAGCTCCTCCCGGCCGGGATGTTCGACCTCCGCGCCGGCGGCGGCTACGGCGCGTTCCCCGCCGGCCGCGCGGCGCACTACGCGCTCGCGCTGGGGTGGGGCTACCGCGTCGCGCCCGATCGAACGACCTCCGTCGACTGCGGCGCGCCACGGCCCGAGCCGCGGACGCTCCTCGACGCCACCGTCGTCCGCCTCGTCACGACCGCGCGCCACGCGCCGGCGATCGACGCGTGGGAGATCGCGCTCTCGATCGAGATCAGTCCGACCGTCGTCTTCTTGAAGCAGCGGGCCGGCGCGACCCAGCTCCTCCCGGAGGACTGAGCGATGCGAGCCGCGTGGCTCCTCGGCGTCTCGCTGCTCGCGGTCTCCGCGCCCGCGAACGCGCAGGAGATCGAGCTGAGCGGCCCGCTCCACGCGTGCGTCGCGTCGCTCAATCGCTACTGCCAACCCGCGACGCTGGAGTGGGCGCCATGGGTGAGCGGCGCGATCGGCTTCGGCGATCGCACCCTCCTCGGGGCCGGCGTCGGGCTCGAGCTGACGGCGGGCGTGCTCGAGTGGTCCGCCTTTCCGCTCGCGGCGGGCGCGACGAAGACGACGCGGTACCGCGCGGAGCTCCGCGTCGGACCTTGGGGCTACGCGGAGACGCGCGGCGGCGACGGCGCGATCGCGGAGGCAGGGGTGACGGCGCACTTCGGCACGAACGACGACGACCTGATGCGGCTCGTCGAGATCGTCCCCGCGGGCATGTTCGATCTCCGCCTCGGCGGCGGGTACGGCGCGTTCCCCGCCGGCCGCGCGGCGCACGCCGCCGTCGCGCTCGGCTGGGGTCTTCGCGTCGCGCCGGACCGCACGTGGTTCGGCGGCGCGTGCGACGAGATGCCGAAGCCGAAGACGCTCATCGACGCGACGCTCGTGCGCCTCGTCGCGACCGGACGCCATGCGCCGGAGATCGACGCGTGGGAGCTCGCGCTCGCGCTCGAGATCAGCCCCACCGCCGGGTTCCTCCTCGATCGCGTGAAGGAGAAACTCGAGCATCACTCTCGCGCGCCCTCTCGTCCGCCCTCTCTCGCGCGCGGGCGATGAGGTACGATCGACCCGTGCATCGCGCTTCTTCGTTCTTCTTCGTCGGTGTGTTGGTCCTTGGCGCGTGCGGTGACGACGAGCCGGAGGAGGTCGACGTCGGCACCGGCGGCACGACACGCACCGTCGCGTGCAACGGCAAGACGTGCCGCGCGGACGAGTATTGCTGCGGGAGCGACGGCTGGGCCGACGCGACGTGCGCGCCCTCGTGCGAGGACAAGAACCCGATCTTCTGCGACGACGCCTCGGACTGTCAGCCCGGCAGCGATTGCTGCTTCATCCTCAAGGACGGCAACAGCATCGTGTCTTCGCAGTGCGCGACGACGTGCCCGATCCAGTCGGACCGCGGACAGCTCTGCAACACGCAGACGGGCGACTGCCTCGACGGCACGTGCACGCCGATGCCGATCGCCCCATCCGGCCTGTCGCAGTGCGTGAAGAACTAGGCACGCCTCCTGCTGTAGAGCAGGCATGGCGACCACACTTCGTCTCATTGCCGCGGGTTTCCTGATCGCGCCGAGTGCGCTCGTGCTCGGATGCCACAGCCCAGCGCCGTATCAAAAGGACGTGGGGCTCACCGAGGCGGTCGCGCCGCCGCGGAGCCCGGACCTCGGCCGCGGCGCGGCGCGGCTCGAGACGGAGCAGCGCTACCGTGTGTTCCTCGGCGAAGGGATCGGCAGCGTCTGCGCGGGGCCGGCGCCGTACTTCGACGTCGCGTCGCCGACGGCGAAGTCGCAGTCCACGCCGACGATGCAGATGCTCGCCAGCTGCATGATCGACGGACCGTTGAAGGGCAAATCGATCGTGCTCATCGGCCACACCGATCCGCGCGGCTCCGAGGAGTACAACATGAAGCTCGGGCACGAGCGCGCCGAGGAGGTGCGCCGCTACCTCATCGATCAGGGCATCGCCGCCGATCGCGTGACGACGCAGACGGCAGGCGAAGCCGCGGCGAGCGGAGACCCCGAGAAGTGGTCCACCGATCGCCGCGTGGAGGTCCAGCTGAACGAGAAGGCGAAGGTCGAGCCGCGACGCTGAGCGCCCGGCTCGATCGCTCGTTCTTCGTTCGCTCTTTACTCGCTCTCTATTCGCTATTCGCTCGTGCCGCGGACGTTCGCGCGCTGGCTCGTGAACTTGAACCCCGCCGAGAACGCGGCCGACTTGAGGCACGCGTCGAGCGGGACGCTCGCGTTGTTCTTGTCGCGGCAGCCGGTGACGCGGTTGCCCGTCTGCGTGAGCTTGTAGGGAGCGCCCGCGCCCGCGGCCGGCACGGTCGGGTCGGCCTTGTCCGGCTGGGTCGCGCCGAGGGCGGTGATGATGAAGACGCGGCAGCCGCCGACGATGACGTCGAGCATGGAGTTCGAGGTGGTGTAGCCCTGCGAGCAGCTCGTGCTGCCGGTCGTGAGCTGCTCCGGCACCGGGACCGCGGCGAGCGACGCGGCGCTGACGTTGCCGCAGACCTGACCGTTCGTGAGCGTCGCGAACGTCTTGAGGCTCGGGTCGAGGCCGACGCTCGCGGGGACGTTGCCCGGCGCGCTCGCGGCGCCGACGGTGGCCTTGAGCTTCGCGCCGGAGAGGCTGACGTCGGCCGGAGCGGCGCCGAGCGCGAGCGAGAAGGCGACGTTGCCCGAGGCGGCGAGCTGACCGCCG is a window encoding:
- a CDS encoding OmpA family protein, whose protein sequence is MGLTEAVAPPRSPDLGRGAARLETEQRYRVFLGEGIGSVCAGPAPYFDVASPTAKSQSTPTMQMLASCMIDGPLKGKSIVLIGHTDPRGSEEYNMKLGHERAEEVRRYLIDQGIAADRVTTQTAGEAAASGDPEKWSTDRRVEVQLNEKAKVEPRR